One genomic window of Maribacter aquivivus includes the following:
- a CDS encoding VCBS repeat-containing protein, producing the protein MKNNILYLCLLVLVIGCTENSGELFVKHSTEKTGITFENTLTESKDLSILDYLYFYNGGGVAIGDINNDSLPDIYFSGNQVKNKLYLNKGNLQFEDITETAGVAGNSSWNTGTIMGDVNGDGLLDIYVCAVVGLNGFNGYNELFINQGDATFKESASDYGLDFESYSSSATFLDYDLDGDLDMYLLNHAIHTQDSYGNSQIRHKRIYETGDKLLRNDNGKFVDVSEEAGIYGGVNGYGLGIAVSDFNQDGYPDIYIGNDFHEDDYYYLNNGDGTFKESLKEAFGHTTRFSMGSDVADINHDGLPDLISLDMLSRDEIVLKSSEGDDDIQIQKMKTETFGYHNQYTRNMLFVNQPNGKFIETALQSGVAATDWSWSALFSDFDQDGEQDLYISNGIPKRPNDLDYINYISNENIRSKINNTNLVDKKALKMMPSGFIGNMIFKGAKDLQFKDESKSWIDQDTIISGATAYSDLDNDGDLDLVTNNLFSPAIIQENTTNSQRSWLKVKLNFSDKNKFGIGTKVFSYANGIQQFKEMYTVRGFQASSEPIIHFGYGDLKNIDSLKIIWPDKSFQLVKNIAVNQTLYISPKNTQPFQNNSLHPKQHILFEKTSNNLGINYTHVEDAYSDYLRQKLIPYQMSDRGPAVSVGDLNADGKDDVFFGGAKFIPSQIYIQGDSTFQLKIYPEIKRDSIKEDIASIIGDFNGDGKNDVIVGTGGADFFNEMKPLTDSYFVASDSTFTQKEFPEMFENASVLLKLDYDHDDDLDIIICNQSISADYGNRPNSYILENEKGNFKVTNNPFEKLGMITDAIVTDFNNDGWEDILFVGEWMSPKFFQNNQGKFQEIQPLENKEINGLWQAVTSFDIDGDGDQDYLLGNWGLNTKFTASQKHPMKMYYGDLDKNGATETIVSTYKDGKDYPIDGLKELSSQLVSLRKKFNTYTSFAGKSMEEILGEDMLPNAEIQKVHTLSSGYLQNNDGKFNFVPFSYQLQLAPIMAFLAYDFNGDNKTEVLAAGNYFGVKPYHGRFDSFPGALISTANNVTLANKIGLDLAGKSIRNMNIINSNNNTYILLTFNNEAAEVYSILKP; encoded by the coding sequence ATGAAAAATAACATACTATATCTATGTTTATTGGTATTAGTCATTGGTTGTACTGAAAATTCTGGTGAGTTATTTGTAAAACATTCTACAGAAAAAACAGGTATAACTTTTGAAAATACACTTACAGAATCTAAAGACCTTAGTATTTTAGATTACCTCTATTTTTATAATGGTGGTGGTGTTGCCATTGGCGACATCAACAATGACAGTCTACCTGATATTTATTTCTCGGGTAATCAAGTAAAGAACAAATTATACCTAAACAAAGGTAATTTACAATTTGAAGATATTACCGAAACAGCAGGTGTCGCAGGAAATAGTTCTTGGAATACGGGTACTATAATGGGCGATGTAAATGGTGACGGACTTCTAGATATTTACGTGTGTGCCGTTGTTGGCTTAAATGGATTTAATGGGTACAATGAGCTTTTTATAAACCAAGGCGATGCAACTTTTAAAGAGAGTGCCTCAGATTATGGTTTAGATTTTGAATCTTACAGCTCGTCAGCCACATTTTTAGACTATGATTTGGATGGAGATCTAGACATGTACCTTCTTAATCATGCCATACACACGCAAGATTCTTATGGAAACTCACAAATTCGCCATAAGCGTATTTATGAAACTGGCGACAAACTGCTACGTAATGACAATGGTAAATTTGTAGATGTAAGCGAAGAAGCCGGTATTTATGGCGGAGTAAATGGATACGGACTAGGAATAGCCGTTTCCGATTTTAATCAGGATGGCTACCCGGACATTTATATTGGCAATGATTTTCATGAAGATGATTATTACTACCTAAATAATGGTGATGGTACTTTTAAAGAAAGCCTTAAAGAAGCCTTTGGGCATACCACTAGATTCTCAATGGGTAGTGATGTTGCAGATATTAACCATGATGGTCTACCAGATTTAATTTCTTTGGATATGTTGAGCAGAGATGAAATTGTCTTAAAATCATCTGAAGGTGATGATGACATACAAATTCAAAAAATGAAGACCGAGACGTTCGGCTACCACAATCAGTACACTAGAAATATGCTATTTGTGAACCAACCAAACGGTAAGTTCATAGAAACTGCCCTACAAAGCGGTGTAGCGGCTACAGATTGGAGTTGGAGCGCCCTTTTTAGTGACTTTGATCAAGATGGAGAGCAAGACCTATACATTAGCAACGGTATACCTAAACGTCCTAATGATCTTGATTACATCAATTACATATCCAACGAAAATATTCGGTCAAAAATCAACAATACCAACTTAGTAGATAAAAAAGCACTAAAAATGATGCCTTCTGGTTTTATTGGTAATATGATTTTTAAAGGGGCTAAAGATCTTCAATTTAAAGATGAATCTAAATCTTGGATAGACCAAGACACAATTATTTCTGGGGCTACTGCATATAGCGATTTAGATAATGATGGTGATTTAGATTTAGTAACCAATAATCTATTTAGTCCTGCAATTATTCAAGAGAACACAACCAATAGCCAACGCAGTTGGTTAAAAGTTAAACTTAACTTTTCCGATAAAAACAAATTCGGAATTGGCACCAAGGTATTTTCTTATGCCAACGGAATTCAACAGTTTAAAGAAATGTATACCGTTCGTGGCTTTCAAGCATCTTCTGAACCCATTATACACTTTGGCTACGGCGATCTTAAAAATATTGATTCGTTGAAAATTATATGGCCAGACAAAAGCTTTCAATTGGTGAAAAATATCGCTGTTAATCAAACACTATATATCAGTCCTAAAAACACTCAACCTTTCCAGAATAATTCTCTACACCCTAAACAACACATATTATTTGAAAAAACATCAAATAATCTAGGCATAAACTATACACACGTTGAAGATGCCTATAGTGATTACTTACGTCAAAAACTGATACCTTATCAAATGTCAGACAGAGGTCCGGCTGTTAGTGTTGGTGATTTAAATGCTGATGGAAAAGACGATGTTTTCTTTGGCGGAGCTAAATTTATTCCGTCACAAATTTATATTCAAGGGGATTCCACTTTTCAGTTAAAAATTTACCCGGAGATTAAAAGAGATAGCATCAAAGAAGACATCGCTTCTATAATAGGGGATTTCAATGGTGATGGTAAAAATGATGTTATAGTAGGTACCGGCGGAGCAGACTTCTTTAATGAAATGAAGCCATTAACTGACTCGTACTTCGTGGCAAGCGATAGTACTTTTACTCAAAAAGAATTTCCAGAGATGTTCGAAAATGCATCTGTTCTATTAAAACTGGATTACGACCATGATGATGATTTAGATATTATCATTTGTAATCAATCTATCAGTGCCGATTATGGAAATAGACCCAACAGTTATATTCTAGAAAATGAAAAGGGCAACTTCAAAGTAACCAATAATCCTTTTGAAAAATTAGGAATGATAACCGATGCCATTGTTACTGATTTCAATAATGATGGCTGGGAAGATATATTATTTGTTGGGGAATGGATGTCACCTAAATTTTTTCAAAACAACCAAGGTAAATTTCAAGAAATACAGCCATTAGAAAACAAAGAAATAAACGGTTTATGGCAAGCTGTTACTAGTTTTGACATTGATGGCGATGGAGACCAAGACTACCTTTTAGGTAACTGGGGATTGAACACCAAATTTACTGCATCACAAAAGCATCCGATGAAAATGTACTACGGTGATCTTGACAAAAACGGAGCAACGGAAACTATTGTAAGTACTTATAAAGATGGTAAAGACTACCCCATAGACGGGTTGAAAGAATTGTCGAGTCAATTGGTTTCGCTTCGTAAAAAATTCAATACCTACACTTCTTTTGCAGGAAAATCGATGGAAGAAATTCTTGGCGAGGATATGCTACCTAATGCAGAAATTCAAAAAGTACATACCCTAAGCTCTGGCTACCTACAAAATAACGATGGCAAGTTCAATTTTGTGCCATTTAGTTATCAATTACAGCTGGCACCCATTATGGCATTTTTAGCATATGACTTTAATGGTGATAACAAAACTGAAGTACTAGCCGCCGGAAATTATTTTGGTGTAAAACCATATCATGGTCGTTTTGATTCTTTTCCAGGAGCATTGATTAGTACTGCCAACAATGTTACCTTAGCCAATAAAATAGGACTCGATTTAGCGGGAAAATCGATTCGAAACATGAACATTATAAACTCAAACAACAACACTTACATTTTGCTGACTTTTAATAACGAGGCAGCAGAAGTGTATAGCATTCTCAAACCATAG
- a CDS encoding vanadium-dependent haloperoxidase, which translates to MKRYLIILIAGVLLANCTEKKQEPIVISPDQLHNSIDKIINIMIHDIFSPPVASRIFAYPNIAAYEIVAQVNPDYQSLSGQLKDLKPIPAIDTVSGINPQLSALIAHMNISRQLIFSEDKFDVLQDSLFTQWKSMNEPEFEASKAYGLKVADHIKEWMSKDNYSQTRTMPKFTVNTDDPTRWQPTPPAYMDGIEPHWNKIRPFIIDSASQFKPVPPPPFSLEKDSDFYKELIEVYNISNEITKNGDESEEVAIAKFWDCNPYVSVTRGHLMFATKKITPGAHWIGITKIASKKTNSNFDDTVFAYTKTSMAIADGFISCWDEKYRSNLIRPETLINQHIDENWKPILQTPPFPEYTSGHSVVSGAAGIALTSIFGEDFSFEDDTETPYGLPIRKFNSFNEAADEAAMSRMYGGIHYRAAVEVGVGQGRKIGALLNSKIKMKKN; encoded by the coding sequence ATGAAAAGGTATTTAATAATCTTAATCGCAGGGGTTTTACTAGCGAACTGCACCGAAAAAAAGCAAGAACCCATAGTAATATCTCCTGATCAATTGCATAACTCTATTGACAAGATAATAAATATCATGATCCATGATATTTTCTCGCCACCGGTAGCAAGTAGAATATTTGCTTACCCCAATATTGCTGCATATGAAATTGTGGCTCAGGTAAACCCTGATTACCAATCATTGTCCGGTCAACTAAAAGATTTAAAACCAATACCCGCCATAGATACCGTATCGGGTATTAACCCTCAATTATCCGCCTTAATTGCGCACATGAATATTAGCAGACAATTGATATTCTCTGAAGATAAATTTGATGTTTTACAGGATAGTCTTTTCACGCAATGGAAGTCAATGAACGAACCTGAATTTGAAGCTTCTAAAGCATACGGATTAAAAGTTGCGGACCATATTAAAGAATGGATGAGCAAAGACAATTATAGTCAAACCCGCACCATGCCTAAATTTACGGTAAATACAGACGACCCTACCAGATGGCAACCAACACCACCAGCTTACATGGATGGCATAGAGCCACACTGGAACAAAATTCGTCCTTTTATTATAGATTCAGCCTCTCAGTTTAAGCCAGTTCCTCCACCACCTTTTTCACTAGAAAAGGACTCAGACTTTTACAAAGAACTGATTGAAGTTTATAATATTAGTAATGAAATAACCAAAAATGGTGATGAATCTGAAGAAGTAGCAATAGCTAAATTCTGGGATTGCAATCCGTACGTATCCGTTACAAGAGGACATTTAATGTTCGCTACCAAGAAAATTACTCCTGGTGCACATTGGATAGGTATTACGAAAATTGCCAGTAAAAAAACTAATAGTAACTTCGACGACACCGTTTTTGCCTATACGAAAACATCAATGGCAATTGCTGACGGATTTATTAGCTGCTGGGATGAAAAATATCGCAGTAATCTAATTAGACCAGAAACACTGATTAACCAGCATATCGACGAAAACTGGAAGCCTATTCTACAAACGCCTCCTTTCCCAGAATACACAAGTGGACATAGTGTTGTTTCAGGTGCTGCAGGAATTGCTCTTACTAGCATTTTTGGTGAAGATTTTAGCTTTGAAGATGATACCGAAACGCCGTATGGTCTACCTATTAGAAAATTCAATTCTTTCAACGAAGCCGCAGATGAGGCTGCTATGAGTAGAATGTATGGTGGAATTCATTATAGAGCAGCTGTAGAAGTTGGTGTGGGTCAAGGTAGAAAAATTGGCGCACTACTGAATTCTAAAATTAAAATGAAGAAAAATTAA
- a CDS encoding GyrI-like domain-containing protein: protein MKKALSITIAIICIGLLWYLFIKPQDYQIRVKAKSFPGTINQSLKAWNTSLSNSTVAQLEDIKHLKQTIVSGDSTHTYFWNITSINDSTSQLKVDVMDIDNSFKNKLSIPFADTDFEKGSRKLVTDFMSYLNKHRKEFKVTILNEEELPSTHCACVQHNTIQTKKATAMKDSYPFLNSVLVGNGLQLNGVPFIEITDWNMHKDSVAFNFCYPIIKTDPLPDIKDIIYKEFKGSKSLKAIYNGNYITSDRAWYALLDHAEKNNIKVNAKPIEFFYNNPNMGGDALYWKTEVFMPIAE from the coding sequence ATGAAAAAAGCGCTTTCAATTACAATTGCCATAATTTGCATTGGTTTACTTTGGTATTTATTCATTAAACCACAAGACTATCAAATAAGGGTAAAAGCAAAATCATTTCCAGGAACAATAAATCAATCTCTAAAGGCTTGGAATACCTCATTGAGTAACTCTACCGTTGCTCAACTTGAAGACATAAAACACTTAAAACAAACTATAGTATCTGGAGACTCTACACATACATATTTCTGGAATATTACTTCAATTAACGATTCTACATCTCAACTAAAAGTTGATGTAATGGATATCGACAATAGTTTTAAAAATAAATTATCAATACCATTTGCCGATACTGATTTTGAAAAAGGTTCAAGAAAACTAGTCACTGATTTTATGTCTTATTTAAATAAGCATAGAAAAGAATTTAAGGTGACCATTTTAAATGAAGAAGAATTACCATCAACACACTGTGCTTGCGTTCAACACAATACTATTCAGACAAAAAAAGCTACTGCAATGAAAGATAGTTATCCTTTTTTGAACTCAGTACTTGTAGGTAATGGTTTGCAATTAAATGGCGTTCCTTTTATTGAAATTACAGATTGGAACATGCATAAAGATAGTGTTGCATTTAACTTTTGCTATCCTATAATTAAAACTGACCCTCTGCCTGATATAAAAGATATAATTTATAAAGAATTTAAAGGTTCAAAATCTCTAAAAGCCATATATAACGGCAATTATATAACCTCAGATAGAGCATGGTATGCACTTTTAGACCATGCTGAAAAAAACAATATAAAAGTAAACGCAAAGCCAATTGAATTCTTTTACAACAATCCAAATATGGGTGGAGATGCTTTATATTGGAAAACCGAAGTATTCATGCCAATAGCAGAATAA
- a CDS encoding VCBS repeat-containing protein, giving the protein MNSNLLKLSCLGLFLSLIYSCGSKEDANTLKEKTEPTLFTLLQPEETGISFINKVANSKEFNIFKYRNFYNGGGVAIGDINNDGLSDVFLTGNMEPNKLFLNKGNMKFEDISKTAGISGNKPWSTGVVMADINNDGFLDIYVSNAGNMEGNNHDNDLYINNGDGAFTEKAHEYNLAETGFSTHASFFDYDKDGDLDAYILNNSNIPVSSLGYAEQREVRAQDWEGVPKIFRGVGDMLLRNDNGKFVDVSEKAGIYGSLIGFGLGVMVVDINNDLYPDIYVSNDFYERDYLYINNQDGTFREEVQKWTNHLSLSAMGVDMADINNDGLTDIFITDMLPEPDQRVKSVMEFEGYNIFKLKQSKDFHQQYIQNTLQLNNGNGSFSEIAYYSGVEATDWSWSGLLFDMDNDGLKDIYITNGINHDLTDLDFIDFFANDIIQKMALTGRKESIDSIINKMPVTPLPNYAYHNNGNITFSNYNKQWGFEIPSRSNGSAYGDLDNDGDLDLVVNNVNMETFVYRNNSESQSKNNYIKLKFKGADGNKFGIGTVARLYYPDNIIDQTVMPSRGFQSSVEYPMTIGLGATEMLDSIRIIWPNDATTKLKNVKANQTITFKQDEAKEIFKIKKTETPTLFKAIENNTFLTHKENSYMDFDNEGLISKSLAEEGPGLAVGDVNGDGNDDIFIGGAKNQAGALYLHNGNGSLSNPIIKYFEAEALLEDTTASFFDSDNDGDLDLMVGTGGNELGLQGNYGIRLYLNDGKGNFSLSTKKLPSINKNVAVIATSDFDGDGDIDVFIGSRSVVGTYGVNPDHLFLLNNGDGTFTDITERSAYDLKDAGMITDAKWLDMDGDGKDDLVTVSDWGSPKIYKNSGRRLSDSKSSLDSLSGWWGAVEGYDLDNDGDKDLILGNTGSNIHYKPAPEQPMKMWVNDFDNDGTIEQITTQNYDGGDYPLHQKKELTTQILALKKKNIKASEYATKTIQELFPKNIIDNTILKEASIAETVIAINDGNGNFTIKILPPQVQFSCICGIQCLDVNKDGNLDLVMAGNNFEFKPQYSRLDANYGNVLLGDGKLNFEWQNYSDSGFFIRNEVKQLKIVKDKKGNQFIIVAINNDTPKMYRLDEK; this is encoded by the coding sequence ATGAACTCTAATTTGCTTAAATTAAGCTGTCTTGGTTTATTTTTATCCCTAATATATTCTTGCGGTTCTAAGGAAGATGCAAATACGTTAAAAGAAAAAACAGAACCTACTTTATTTACACTATTACAACCAGAAGAAACAGGTATTTCATTTATAAATAAAGTTGCCAACTCTAAAGAATTCAACATATTTAAATACCGTAATTTTTATAACGGTGGTGGCGTTGCCATTGGTGATATTAATAATGACGGATTATCTGATGTGTTTCTGACCGGAAACATGGAGCCAAACAAGCTTTTTCTTAACAAAGGCAATATGAAATTTGAAGATATTTCTAAAACTGCTGGAATATCAGGAAATAAGCCTTGGTCTACAGGTGTTGTGATGGCAGATATCAATAATGATGGATTTTTAGATATTTATGTTAGTAATGCAGGTAATATGGAAGGCAATAACCATGATAATGACCTATATATAAATAATGGTGACGGTGCTTTTACCGAAAAAGCTCATGAGTACAATCTTGCAGAGACAGGATTCTCTACCCACGCCTCTTTCTTCGATTATGACAAAGATGGCGATTTAGATGCCTACATTCTCAACAATAGTAACATTCCTGTAAGTAGCCTTGGTTATGCAGAACAGCGCGAAGTAAGAGCTCAAGATTGGGAAGGTGTACCAAAAATTTTTAGAGGTGTAGGCGATATGCTTTTAAGAAATGACAACGGTAAATTCGTTGATGTTAGTGAAAAAGCTGGTATTTACGGTAGCCTTATAGGTTTTGGACTTGGAGTAATGGTTGTAGATATCAACAATGATCTGTATCCAGATATATACGTATCTAACGATTTTTACGAAAGAGATTATTTATACATCAACAACCAAGATGGCACTTTTAGAGAAGAGGTTCAAAAATGGACCAACCATTTAAGTTTATCGGCAATGGGAGTTGATATGGCCGACATTAATAATGACGGACTTACAGATATCTTCATCACCGACATGCTACCTGAACCAGATCAGCGTGTAAAATCTGTCATGGAGTTTGAAGGGTATAACATTTTCAAACTCAAGCAGAGTAAAGATTTTCATCAACAGTATATTCAAAACACTTTACAACTAAACAACGGCAATGGTTCTTTTTCTGAAATTGCCTACTACAGCGGTGTTGAAGCTACTGATTGGAGCTGGTCTGGACTTTTATTTGACATGGATAATGATGGTCTAAAAGATATTTATATTACCAATGGTATCAATCATGATCTTACCGATCTGGATTTTATAGATTTCTTCGCCAATGACATTATTCAAAAAATGGCTTTGACTGGCAGAAAAGAATCTATTGATTCTATTATCAACAAAATGCCAGTTACTCCATTACCAAATTATGCATATCATAACAATGGAAATATCACTTTTAGTAATTACAATAAACAGTGGGGTTTTGAAATACCTAGTCGCTCAAATGGTTCTGCATATGGCGACCTAGATAATGATGGTGATTTAGATCTTGTGGTCAACAATGTCAACATGGAAACTTTTGTGTACCGCAACAACTCTGAATCGCAATCTAAAAATAACTACATTAAGTTGAAATTTAAAGGCGCCGATGGTAACAAATTTGGGATTGGTACTGTTGCTCGCCTATACTACCCAGATAACATTATCGATCAGACAGTAATGCCCTCTAGAGGTTTTCAATCATCAGTAGAATACCCAATGACTATTGGTTTGGGAGCAACAGAAATGTTAGACTCTATTCGTATTATTTGGCCTAATGACGCAACCACTAAATTGAAAAATGTAAAAGCGAACCAAACCATTACATTTAAGCAAGACGAGGCCAAAGAGATATTTAAAATTAAAAAAACAGAAACTCCAACTCTTTTTAAAGCTATTGAGAATAACACCTTTTTAACCCATAAAGAAAATAGCTATATGGATTTTGACAATGAGGGATTGATTTCTAAATCATTAGCAGAAGAAGGACCTGGTTTAGCCGTTGGTGATGTAAATGGTGATGGAAATGATGATATTTTTATTGGTGGAGCAAAAAACCAAGCTGGTGCGTTATATCTACATAATGGTAATGGATCACTTTCTAATCCTATTATAAAGTATTTTGAAGCAGAAGCCCTACTAGAAGATACCACTGCATCCTTTTTTGATTCAGATAATGATGGTGATTTAGATCTTATGGTCGGCACCGGAGGTAATGAATTAGGTTTGCAGGGCAATTACGGAATTCGACTTTACCTAAATGACGGCAAAGGCAATTTCTCGCTAAGCACAAAAAAATTACCGAGCATCAATAAAAATGTTGCCGTTATTGCTACTTCAGATTTTGATGGCGATGGTGATATCGATGTTTTTATAGGATCAAGAAGTGTAGTGGGCACGTATGGAGTAAACCCTGACCACTTATTTCTTTTAAACAATGGTGATGGCACCTTCACGGATATTACCGAACGCTCTGCATATGACCTTAAGGATGCAGGAATGATTACCGATGCCAAATGGCTAGACATGGATGGTGACGGTAAAGATGACCTAGTAACCGTTTCTGATTGGGGAAGTCCAAAAATCTATAAAAATTCCGGTAGAAGACTTAGCGATTCTAAAAGTTCCCTAGATAGCCTAAGTGGTTGGTGGGGCGCAGTGGAAGGATATGACCTTGATAACGACGGTGATAAAGATTTAATTTTAGGTAACACCGGTAGCAATATTCATTACAAACCCGCACCCGAGCAACCCATGAAAATGTGGGTGAACGATTTTGACAATGATGGAACCATTGAACAGATTACCACGCAAAATTATGATGGCGGCGATTATCCCCTTCATCAAAAAAAGGAACTGACCACACAAATATTAGCACTAAAGAAAAAGAACATTAAAGCTTCTGAATATGCTACAAAAACCATTCAAGAGCTATTCCCTAAAAATATTATTGACAATACCATCTTAAAAGAAGCAAGTATTGCCGAAACCGTAATTGCGATCAACGACGGCAATGGTAATTTCACCATTAAAATTTTGCCTCCGCAAGTTCAATTTTCATGTATTTGTGGTATTCAATGTCTTGATGTTAATAAAGATGGAAACTTAGACTTGGTTATGGCGGGCAATAATTTCGAGTTTAAACCTCAATATTCTAGACTAGATGCCAATTATGGAAATGTACTTCTTGGCGATGGCAAATTGAATTTTGAATGGCAAAACTATTCTGATAGCGGTTTCTTTATCCGCAATGAGGTAAAACAATTAAAAATAGTAAAAGACAAGAAAGGCAATCAATTCATTATTGTAGCAATCAATAACGACACTCCAAAAATGTATCGACTAGATGAAAAATAA
- a CDS encoding solute:sodium symporter family transporter produces MIGILSFLGFTILVAVIAYFATKSTNEQTSDGYFLGGRSLTAGVIAGSLLLTNLSTEQIVGLNGNAYSDGILVMAWETLAAIAMVICAIYLLPRYLKGGISTIPTYLERRFDKTTKAMTSGLFLSGYAIVLLPIVLYSGSLAISGMFDLPAKLGISEWASIWVCVWSIGIIGSIYAIFGGLKAVAVSDTINAIGLLIGGLLIPIFGLYAISDDNSLLGGLSKLTTQHPEKFNAIGSESSSIPFATIFTGMVLVQLFYWGTNQQIIQRALAAKNLKEGQKGVMLAACFKILGPLIVVLPGIIAFHMFDGQLDRADQAYPKLVAAVLPVTLVGFFAAVLFGAILSSFNSALNSCVTLFGLDIYKEYVDKEASESKVVSVGKRFGVLLALFSMALAPFLYYASDGLFGYLQQVNGAYSIPILSVIVIGFLTKRVPAIAAKAGIIFAVVVYVIYIIMQRGLGVEWLPHMLHVQAITFVLTIIIMLVIGKLKPRASDYVQEYTNEVDITSWKYVKPVGLIITLIVISTYIIFR; encoded by the coding sequence ATGATAGGAATTTTATCTTTTTTAGGCTTTACCATTTTAGTGGCGGTAATTGCATATTTCGCAACCAAAAGTACAAACGAACAAACTTCTGACGGTTACTTTTTAGGAGGACGAAGTTTAACGGCTGGGGTAATTGCAGGGTCGTTACTACTTACCAATTTGTCTACAGAGCAAATTGTTGGGCTTAATGGGAATGCATATAGTGATGGAATATTAGTAATGGCTTGGGAAACCTTGGCAGCTATAGCCATGGTAATATGTGCCATTTATTTGTTGCCTAGATATTTGAAAGGTGGTATTAGTACAATACCAACGTATTTAGAAAGAAGGTTTGATAAGACAACGAAAGCAATGACATCTGGCTTATTTTTAAGCGGATATGCCATTGTATTATTACCTATTGTTTTGTACTCTGGCTCTTTAGCTATTAGTGGAATGTTTGATTTACCTGCCAAATTGGGGATATCTGAGTGGGCATCAATATGGGTTTGTGTTTGGAGTATAGGAATCATTGGTAGTATTTATGCCATATTTGGTGGTTTAAAAGCTGTTGCTGTATCAGATACCATAAATGCAATTGGTTTGCTTATAGGTGGTTTATTAATACCAATATTTGGACTTTATGCAATTAGTGATGATAATAGTCTTTTAGGAGGACTTTCAAAGCTTACAACTCAACATCCTGAAAAGTTTAATGCTATAGGTTCAGAATCTTCAAGTATACCGTTTGCTACCATATTTACAGGTATGGTTTTGGTACAATTATTTTATTGGGGTACCAATCAGCAAATAATACAAAGGGCTCTTGCGGCAAAAAATTTAAAGGAAGGTCAAAAAGGAGTTATGCTTGCCGCTTGCTTTAAAATATTAGGTCCGCTAATTGTAGTTTTACCTGGTATTATTGCGTTTCATATGTTCGATGGTCAATTGGATAGAGCCGATCAAGCTTATCCTAAATTGGTGGCGGCAGTTTTGCCTGTTACTTTGGTTGGTTTTTTTGCTGCGGTACTATTTGGGGCTATACTAAGTTCTTTTAATAGTGCTTTAAATAGTTGTGTTACCTTATTTGGTTTAGATATTTATAAGGAGTATGTAGATAAAGAAGCTTCTGAAAGTAAGGTGGTTTCAGTAGGAAAACGCTTTGGTGTTTTACTAGCATTGTTTTCAATGGCATTAGCTCCTTTTCTGTATTATGCTTCTGATGGACTTTTTGGTTATTTACAACAAGTAAATGGTGCTTATAGTATTCCTATTTTATCCGTAATTGTAATTGGTTTCTTAACTAAGAGAGTACCGGCTATTGCAGCTAAGGCGGGAATTATATTTGCTGTTGTAGTATATGTTATTTATATAATCATGCAACGAGGTCTTGGAGTGGAGTGGTTGCCACATATGTTACATGTACAAGCAATAACTTTTGTATTAACAATAATTATAATGTTGGTAATAGGTAAATTAAAACCTAGAGCTAGTGATTATGTGCAAGAGTATACTAATGAGGTTGATATTACAAGTTGGAAGTATGTGAAGCCGGTGGGATTAATTATTACGTTAATTGTAATAAGCACTTATATTATATTTAGATAG